In Halanaeroarchaeum sp. HSR-CO, one DNA window encodes the following:
- a CDS encoding sorbosone dehydrogenase family protein, translating to MTTRSRRAFLAAIGAGVGFLAGCTTGEGPTTEGETAASTETTEAATTTDGIELSTEIVATNLVVPWDFDFDGEGGLYVTERPGRIGRVDLESGAYTRLATVSDTADGGEGGLLGIALHPEFPDTSDCYVYQTYRDDELQNRILRYRIEGETANRVDTVLGGIPGARIHDGGRLAIGPDGYLYASSGDASAPETAQNRESLAGKILRLGLDGSIPSDNPFPGSPVWSLGHRNPEGLAWHPESDAMYAIEHGPSGGDEVNQIDAGANYGWPVVRGDSSESGFEPPVLTSGAGTWAPSGGAFYDGDRISEWRGDLLFATLGFSPGSGRRSLHRVRFDEGGRTVVEHERYLENEFGRLRAVGVGPDDGIYVSTSNRDGRGDPVDTDDRIVRLVST from the coding sequence ATGACCACACGGTCCAGGCGGGCCTTCCTCGCCGCAATCGGAGCGGGAGTGGGGTTCCTCGCCGGCTGTACGACGGGTGAGGGGCCGACGACCGAAGGAGAGACGGCAGCGTCGACCGAGACCACCGAGGCCGCAACCACGACGGATGGAATCGAACTCTCGACCGAGATCGTCGCGACGAATCTCGTCGTCCCCTGGGACTTCGATTTCGACGGTGAGGGCGGTCTCTACGTCACGGAACGACCGGGTCGAATCGGCCGTGTGGATTTGGAGTCGGGGGCGTACACGAGGCTGGCAACGGTCTCGGACACTGCCGACGGAGGCGAGGGCGGATTGCTCGGTATCGCGCTTCACCCCGAATTTCCCGATACGTCCGACTGTTACGTCTACCAGACCTACCGGGACGACGAGTTGCAAAATCGCATACTGCGGTACCGAATCGAGGGCGAGACTGCGAATCGAGTCGACACCGTCCTGGGCGGTATCCCGGGAGCACGGATCCACGATGGCGGTCGCCTCGCCATCGGTCCCGACGGGTACCTGTACGCCTCGAGTGGGGACGCGTCCGCGCCGGAGACCGCTCAGAATCGGGAATCTCTGGCCGGGAAGATCCTCCGTTTGGGGCTGGACGGCTCGATACCCTCGGACAACCCGTTTCCGGGGAGTCCGGTGTGGAGTCTTGGCCATCGCAATCCCGAGGGACTCGCCTGGCACCCCGAGTCGGATGCAATGTACGCCATCGAACACGGTCCGAGCGGCGGCGACGAGGTGAACCAGATCGACGCGGGAGCGAACTACGGGTGGCCAGTGGTGCGGGGTGACAGCAGCGAGTCCGGATTCGAACCGCCCGTCCTCACGAGCGGGGCGGGAACGTGGGCTCCCTCGGGTGGGGCGTTCTACGACGGCGACCGCATTTCCGAGTGGCGAGGCGACCTCCTGTTCGCCACGCTCGGGTTCAGCCCCGGTAGCGGGCGCCGAAGTCTCCACAGGGTCCGTTTCGACGAAGGCGGTCGGACCGTCGTCGAGCACGAGCGATATCTCGAGAACGAGTTCGGGCGACTCCGGGCCGTCGGCGTGGGTCCCGACGACGGGATCTACGTATCGACGAGCAACCGAGACGGACGGGGCGACCCGGTCGATACGGACGACCGAATCGTCCGGCTCGTCTCCACGTGA
- the gcvPB gene encoding aminomethyl-transferring glycine dehydrogenase subunit GcvPB, with amino-acid sequence MTHHYDQARWSEAGGEVYESLLSEKGEKTVEIDDSALPDDLTRDSLSLPDVSEPELSRHYVRLSQQNYGVESGPYPLGSCTMKYNPPVTEDVAAVDGALVHPDRSPESTQGTLALMYRLQDYLARIGGVDAVTLQPPAGAAGEFTGIRIAAAYHEANGDDGRTEVVVPDSAHGTNPASAAMAGYDVVEIPSEDGRVDLDALAAAVGDETAAFMLTNPNTLGLFERDIEAIADIVHDAGALLYYDGANLNALLGRVRPGDMGFDIMHYNVHKTFATPHGGGGPGAGPVGVVDDLAEFLPDPHVRESNGGFELYTPEQSIGKVHGFAGNWLVLVKAYAYIARLGEEGLLDTSAKAVLNANYLASQIDLEVPYEPFHHEFVASAGERDAADLAKRMLDYGVHPPTTKWPEIVEEALMTEPTESESKRTLDQLADAFDAAAGDDDATLEAAPNRTTARRIDQTSAARNPRLSWQALDD; translated from the coding sequence ATGACACATCACTACGATCAGGCACGATGGAGCGAGGCTGGAGGCGAGGTCTACGAATCGCTGCTCTCGGAAAAGGGCGAGAAGACCGTCGAGATCGACGACTCGGCACTTCCAGACGACCTCACCCGTGACTCGCTGTCCCTCCCGGACGTCTCCGAACCCGAACTCTCCAGACACTACGTCCGACTCTCACAGCAGAACTACGGCGTCGAGAGTGGCCCCTACCCACTGGGCTCCTGTACGATGAAGTACAACCCGCCGGTCACGGAGGACGTGGCCGCAGTCGATGGTGCCCTCGTTCACCCGGACCGGTCGCCGGAGAGCACCCAGGGGACGCTGGCACTCATGTATCGCCTGCAGGACTACCTCGCCCGGATCGGTGGCGTCGACGCGGTGACGCTCCAGCCGCCTGCCGGGGCTGCCGGCGAGTTCACCGGCATCCGCATCGCCGCCGCCTACCACGAGGCGAACGGGGACGACGGTCGAACGGAAGTGGTCGTCCCGGACTCCGCTCACGGTACGAACCCCGCTAGCGCGGCGATGGCCGGGTACGACGTCGTCGAGATACCGAGCGAGGACGGGCGGGTCGACCTGGACGCGCTGGCGGCCGCCGTCGGCGACGAGACGGCCGCCTTCATGCTCACGAACCCGAACACGCTGGGGCTCTTCGAGCGAGACATCGAGGCCATCGCGGACATCGTCCACGACGCCGGCGCGCTGTTGTACTACGACGGCGCGAACCTCAACGCACTCCTCGGACGCGTCCGACCGGGTGACATGGGCTTCGACATCATGCACTACAACGTCCACAAGACGTTCGCGACCCCACACGGGGGCGGTGGCCCTGGTGCGGGACCCGTCGGGGTCGTCGACGACCTCGCCGAGTTCCTGCCGGACCCCCACGTCCGCGAGTCCAACGGGGGGTTCGAACTGTACACGCCCGAGCAGTCCATCGGCAAGGTCCACGGCTTCGCAGGCAACTGGCTCGTGCTCGTCAAGGCATACGCGTATATCGCCCGACTCGGCGAGGAGGGGCTCCTCGATACGAGCGCGAAGGCCGTGTTGAACGCCAACTACCTCGCTTCCCAGATCGACCTCGAAGTGCCGTACGAGCCCTTCCACCACGAGTTCGTCGCGAGCGCCGGTGAGAGGGATGCCGCCGACCTCGCGAAACGGATGCTCGATTACGGGGTCCATCCGCCGACGACGAAGTGGCCCGAGATCGTCGAGGAGGCCCTCATGACCGAACCGACGGAGAGCGAGAGCAAGCGCACGCTCGATCAACTAGCCGACGCCTTCGACGCAGCGGCTGGGGACGACGATGCGACCCTCGAGGCGGCACCGAACCGAACGACTGCTCGGCGCATCGACCAGACGTCGGCGGCCCGCAATCCCCGACTCTCCTGGCAGGCGCTCGACGACTAA
- a CDS encoding MarR family transcriptional regulator translates to MGWSETWQTPVTVFADPEAESRTDSLAELPPSAKLVFKVLEYEAPLTQSQLRERTRLTKRTTRHALSILTAAGVVIEEVYLPDARMRQYRPVEGVERVEDEVSVG, encoded by the coding sequence GTGGGTTGGTCAGAGACATGGCAGACGCCGGTGACCGTTTTTGCCGATCCCGAAGCCGAATCGCGCACCGATAGTCTCGCGGAGCTGCCGCCGAGTGCAAAATTGGTCTTCAAGGTTCTCGAGTACGAGGCGCCACTCACACAGTCACAACTCAGAGAGCGGACGAGACTGACCAAACGTACCACGCGGCACGCACTCTCGATTCTCACGGCGGCGGGGGTCGTCATCGAGGAGGTGTACCTTCCCGATGCGAGGATGCGACAGTACCGCCCTGTCGAAGGGGTCGAACGGGTCGAGGACGAGGTGTCCGTCGGTTAG
- a CDS encoding NYN domain-containing protein translates to MGLRSLFSNTPTVALFVDGPNVLRDEFDVDLDDVRDAADDVGRLVATRLYLDAHAPSGLIQAAEARGYEVTITSGDVDVKLAVDAAELLVDDPPGVFVIASRDTDFKPVVELANRRGVRTLALAPGEHGRSDALGNAAQDALTLDE, encoded by the coding sequence ATGGGACTGCGGTCGCTATTCTCGAACACACCGACGGTCGCCCTCTTCGTTGACGGGCCGAACGTCCTCCGCGACGAGTTCGACGTCGACCTCGACGACGTCAGGGATGCTGCCGACGACGTGGGTCGGCTCGTCGCCACGCGCCTCTACCTGGACGCACACGCCCCATCGGGACTGATACAGGCCGCGGAGGCCCGCGGGTACGAGGTCACGATAACGAGCGGCGACGTCGACGTGAAACTCGCCGTCGACGCCGCCGAACTGCTGGTCGACGACCCGCCGGGGGTCTTCGTCATCGCCTCCCGGGACACCGACTTCAAACCGGTCGTGGAGTTGGCAAACCGCCGCGGCGTCCGCACGCTCGCCCTGGCTCCAGGCGAACACGGCCGGTCGGACGCCCTCGGAAACGCCGCCCAGGACGCCCTGACCCTGGACGAGTAG
- the gcvPA gene encoding aminomethyl-transferring glycine dehydrogenase subunit GcvPA, translating to MTGGSPYVPHTAEETTAMLDAVGVEDVEDLFDVPEAVRFDGDLGIESRTEAETKTEVAGLLSRNDDLTEFLGRGHYDHYVPSVVDRISGRSEFLTSYTQYQPEVAQGFLQALFEYQSMLVELTGLPIANASMYDAATALGEAALLAARVRETSGSTVLVPGYVREERVSVLENYGAGADLDVQRVTTEQGTVDLSALEAAADDDTLVVYAENPTTRGTIEPDLDAIGDIAHDNDALFVVGSDPVALSLLERPADVGADVVVGDASVLGMPTSYGMGLGLFATREDFLRQVPGRLVGASEDAAGKRAYTLTLQTREQHIRRERATSNICTNQAWVALRTAMHVAYLGPDGLLEKAERMVTLADEVAGALNGITGVRAPVDDRYHFREFVAHTDQPAHAIVEDLDAKGFAVHEIGEHEVQVCVTETNAGSVDDLVTAFQEVAR from the coding sequence ATGACTGGCGGAAGCCCATACGTCCCCCACACGGCCGAGGAGACCACGGCGATGCTCGACGCGGTCGGTGTCGAGGACGTCGAGGACCTGTTCGACGTTCCCGAAGCCGTTCGTTTCGACGGCGACCTGGGGATCGAATCACGGACCGAAGCCGAGACGAAGACCGAGGTCGCGGGTCTTCTCTCCCGGAACGACGACCTGACCGAGTTCCTGGGCCGCGGCCACTACGACCACTACGTCCCGAGCGTCGTCGACCGCATCTCCGGGCGGTCGGAGTTCCTGACCTCGTACACACAGTATCAACCCGAGGTCGCCCAGGGATTCCTGCAGGCACTGTTTGAGTACCAGTCGATGCTGGTGGAATTGACCGGCCTCCCCATCGCGAACGCGTCGATGTACGACGCCGCGACGGCACTCGGTGAGGCAGCGCTGCTCGCCGCACGCGTGCGAGAGACGTCGGGTTCGACCGTCCTCGTTCCCGGGTACGTCCGCGAGGAACGCGTGAGCGTCCTCGAGAACTACGGCGCCGGCGCCGACCTCGACGTCCAGCGCGTCACGACCGAGCAGGGAACCGTCGACCTGTCCGCACTCGAAGCCGCTGCCGACGACGACACGCTCGTCGTCTACGCCGAGAATCCGACGACGCGGGGAACGATCGAACCCGATCTCGACGCTATCGGCGACATCGCCCACGACAACGACGCGCTCTTCGTCGTCGGGAGCGACCCTGTGGCCCTCTCCTTGCTCGAACGACCGGCCGACGTCGGTGCCGACGTCGTGGTCGGGGACGCGTCGGTGCTCGGGATGCCGACGAGCTACGGGATGGGCCTGGGCCTGTTCGCGACCCGCGAGGACTTCCTCCGACAGGTGCCGGGGCGCCTCGTCGGAGCGAGCGAGGACGCCGCCGGCAAGCGGGCGTACACGCTCACACTCCAGACACGCGAACAGCACATCCGACGCGAACGAGCCACCAGTAACATCTGTACGAACCAGGCCTGGGTGGCCCTTCGGACCGCGATGCACGTCGCCTATCTCGGCCCGGACGGGCTGCTCGAGAAAGCCGAACGCATGGTCACCCTCGCCGACGAGGTGGCCGGGGCGTTAAACGGCATCACTGGGGTTCGCGCACCGGTCGACGACCGGTATCACTTCCGCGAATTCGTCGCCCACACTGACCAGCCGGCACACGCCATCGTCGAGGACCTCGACGCAAAGGGATTCGCCGTTCACGAGATCGGCGAACACGAGGTACAGGTGTGCGTGACCGAGACGAACGCGGGGTCGGTCGACGACCTCGTCACCGCGTTCCAGGAGGTGGCCCGATGA
- a CDS encoding substrate-binding domain-containing protein — protein sequence MPIQRRQFIKVLGAGALASTAGCVGTGSNSEQPAVAGETLTLTTTTSTYDTGLLDEIHSDFEEMYGVTVDAIAQGTGAALESARNGDSDVVMVHARGLEDEFMRNGYGINRRDLMFNDFVIVGPEDDPAGIQGMSSATDALTAIADAGATFVSRGDNSGTHTKELNLWEAAGTDPGGDWYQETGTGMGEALNIANQQGAYTLSDRGTFISQRSEVDLVILVQGPIEDGPEILANPYGILAVNPGVHDNANYDLAMAYIGWITSPGAQDAISNYTMNGEQLFYPEAVSEDPNFQQYVPQGWSSDSTDG from the coding sequence ATGCCGATACAACGACGGCAGTTTATCAAGGTACTGGGCGCAGGAGCACTTGCGAGTACGGCTGGCTGTGTCGGGACGGGTTCGAACAGCGAACAGCCTGCGGTGGCCGGTGAAACGTTGACGCTGACCACGACGACCAGTACCTACGACACGGGACTGCTGGACGAGATACACTCCGACTTCGAGGAGATGTACGGGGTGACGGTCGACGCAATTGCACAGGGGACCGGTGCCGCCCTGGAGTCCGCTCGCAACGGTGACTCCGACGTGGTGATGGTCCACGCACGGGGTCTCGAAGACGAATTCATGCGCAACGGGTACGGGATCAACCGCCGCGATCTGATGTTCAACGACTTCGTCATCGTCGGGCCCGAGGACGACCCTGCGGGCATCCAGGGTATGAGTTCGGCGACAGACGCCCTCACCGCGATCGCGGACGCCGGGGCCACCTTCGTCTCCCGGGGAGACAACTCCGGAACCCATACCAAGGAGCTCAATCTCTGGGAGGCAGCGGGCACAGACCCTGGTGGAGACTGGTACCAGGAGACTGGTACCGGGATGGGTGAAGCGTTGAACATCGCCAATCAACAGGGAGCATACACGCTCTCGGATCGGGGAACGTTCATCTCCCAACGCTCGGAGGTCGATCTCGTCATTCTCGTTCAGGGCCCTATCGAGGATGGACCGGAGATCCTCGCGAATCCCTACGGGATCCTGGCGGTCAACCCAGGCGTTCACGACAATGCCAATTACGACCTCGCGATGGCCTACATCGGGTGGATCACCAGTCCCGGTGCGCAGGACGCCATCTCGAACTACACGATGAACGGCGAACAGCTGTTCTACCCCGAGGCCGTTTCCGAGGACCCCAACTTCCAGCAGTACGTTCCGCAAGGCTGGAGTAGCGACTCCACCGACGGGTAA
- the gcvH gene encoding glycine cleavage system protein GcvH, whose protein sequence is MSFDVPDTLNYRESHEWIDPETGRIGISDFAQDELGDIVFVEVPDVGEAIEAGEDFGVVESIKAVSDVYAPVSGEVTAVNERVFDEPELVNDDPYGDGWLLEVELADEGELDDLLSGSEYASQIE, encoded by the coding sequence ATGAGCTTCGACGTACCTGACACCCTGAACTACCGAGAATCGCACGAGTGGATCGACCCCGAAACCGGCCGAATCGGCATTAGCGATTTCGCCCAGGACGAACTGGGCGACATCGTCTTCGTCGAGGTCCCCGACGTGGGCGAGGCCATCGAGGCCGGCGAGGACTTCGGCGTCGTCGAGAGCATCAAGGCCGTCTCGGACGTGTACGCACCGGTCTCCGGCGAGGTCACGGCCGTAAACGAGCGCGTCTTCGACGAACCCGAACTCGTCAACGACGACCCCTACGGCGATGGCTGGCTTCTCGAGGTGGAACTGGCGGACGAGGGAGAACTCGACGACCTCCTCTCCGGATCGGAGTACGCGTCCCAGATCGAATGA
- the gcvT gene encoding glycine cleavage system aminomethyltransferase GcvT: MALRTPPLHDRHEALDASFTDFGGWEMPVEFDSIRAEHEAVRTAAGIFDVSHMGEITVSGPDAERLTQRLTTNDVTALGPGDAQYSMITDERGVILDDTVVYRMPETAPSADAPGSDATFLFVPNAGHDAQMHERWTSHAEQWGLTADVVNVTDDYGMVAVQGPDATAMVAEATDADVLDLGRFEATYGTIAGASTWIARTGYTGEGGFELIFPADDAEAVWDAFDCQACGLGARDTLRMEMGFLLSGQDFDPTDQPRTPYEARVGFTVKLDTEFVGRDALEQQAEEGVDEKFVGFTLNERGVPRHGYELANEDGESIGVVTSGTMSPTLGEPIGLGYVETAYAEDGERIRVVVRGDTKQATITTPPFLEGY, from the coding sequence ATGGCCCTGCGGACGCCGCCGTTGCACGACCGACACGAGGCGCTCGACGCGTCGTTTACCGACTTCGGAGGCTGGGAGATGCCGGTGGAGTTCGACTCCATCCGGGCCGAACACGAGGCGGTGCGGACCGCCGCGGGCATCTTCGACGTCTCCCACATGGGGGAGATAACGGTCTCCGGCCCCGACGCCGAGCGTCTGACACAACGGCTCACGACCAACGACGTGACGGCACTGGGTCCGGGCGACGCCCAGTACTCGATGATCACGGACGAACGGGGGGTCATCCTCGACGATACGGTCGTCTACAGGATGCCGGAGACGGCACCGTCGGCCGACGCCCCCGGCAGTGACGCGACCTTCCTGTTCGTCCCGAATGCGGGCCACGACGCACAGATGCACGAACGGTGGACGAGCCACGCCGAACAGTGGGGGCTCACTGCCGACGTGGTCAACGTGACCGACGACTACGGGATGGTCGCCGTGCAAGGGCCAGACGCCACCGCGATGGTCGCCGAGGCGACCGATGCCGACGTCCTCGACCTCGGGCGGTTCGAGGCTACCTATGGAACCATCGCCGGAGCCTCGACCTGGATCGCGCGAACCGGATACACCGGCGAGGGCGGATTCGAACTGATCTTCCCGGCCGACGACGCCGAGGCCGTCTGGGACGCCTTCGACTGCCAGGCCTGCGGGCTGGGTGCCCGCGACACGCTCCGAATGGAGATGGGGTTTCTCCTGTCCGGACAGGACTTCGATCCGACCGACCAACCCCGGACGCCCTACGAGGCCAGGGTGGGCTTCACGGTCAAACTCGACACCGAGTTCGTCGGGCGGGATGCCCTCGAGCAGCAGGCCGAGGAGGGCGTCGACGAGAAATTCGTCGGCTTCACGCTGAACGAACGCGGGGTCCCCCGGCACGGCTACGAACTGGCAAACGAAGACGGCGAGTCCATCGGCGTGGTGACGAGTGGGACGATGAGCCCGACCCTGGGCGAACCGATCGGCCTCGGCTACGTCGAGACGGCGTACGCCGAGGACGGCGAACGGATCCGCGTCGTCGTCCGCGGTGACACAAAACAGGCGACGATCACGACACCCCCGTTCCTGGAGGGATACTAA
- a CDS encoding TOBE domain-containing protein codes for MTVEDSFEPLLSDGETTVTERDVRMLRAIDRTGSMSQAAEELGRSYPHLQRRVVELEAVFGDLTSRSRGGRGGGGTALTEEARTLIRRFERLRSELGGVTAVAESVISGTVVERHGELAIVDTDAGTLTVRAPARAERVEIAIRADAVVLVDSDSPSETRTSLRNQLTGTISSIDRRETTATVTVDVGSGVEIDAVVTTESVDRLGLEVGAPVVAAFKSTAARATPADV; via the coding sequence ATGACTGTCGAGGATAGTTTCGAACCATTGCTGTCAGATGGCGAGACGACGGTCACCGAACGAGACGTTCGTATGCTCCGTGCCATCGATCGTACTGGATCGATGTCCCAGGCCGCTGAGGAACTTGGGCGGTCCTACCCCCATCTGCAACGGCGAGTCGTGGAACTCGAAGCGGTGTTCGGCGACCTGACGAGCCGAAGTCGTGGCGGCCGGGGCGGGGGCGGGACCGCGTTGACGGAGGAGGCTCGAACCCTCATTCGTCGATTCGAGCGATTGCGATCGGAACTCGGCGGCGTGACTGCTGTCGCGGAATCGGTCATCTCCGGAACGGTCGTCGAACGCCACGGCGAACTGGCCATCGTCGATACCGATGCAGGCACTCTCACCGTCCGCGCACCTGCGAGGGCCGAGCGAGTCGAAATCGCCATCCGGGCCGACGCCGTCGTGCTGGTGGATTCGGATTCCCCTTCCGAGACCCGAACCAGCCTTCGAAACCAGCTCACGGGAACGATCAGTTCGATCGACCGTCGAGAGACCACTGCGACTGTCACCGTGGACGTCGGTTCGGGGGTCGAGATCGATGCCGTCGTCACGACCGAGAGCGTCGACCGTCTCGGCCTCGAGGTCGGGGCCCCAGTCGTCGCGGCCTTCAAATCGACGGCAGCTCGCGCGACGCCAGCCGACGTGTAA
- a CDS encoding helix-turn-helix domain-containing protein: protein MTTDEKLGVHCAGEEWCPIQATAKLLCKKWHPVIIHRLLDEGPMGFNELKEAVDGISSKVLSDNLDDLEEYTLVNREVVSEKPFRVAYSLTPRGESTQGIIDEMQTWGTENLTEPIGTAQVAD, encoded by the coding sequence ATGACGACGGACGAAAAACTCGGCGTCCACTGCGCCGGCGAGGAGTGGTGTCCGATCCAGGCGACGGCGAAACTGCTGTGCAAGAAGTGGCATCCCGTCATCATCCACCGCCTCCTGGACGAGGGACCGATGGGGTTCAACGAACTGAAAGAGGCCGTCGACGGCATCTCGAGTAAGGTCCTCTCGGACAACCTGGACGACCTCGAGGAGTACACCCTCGTAAACCGCGAAGTGGTGAGCGAGAAACCCTTCCGGGTGGCCTATTCGCTGACACCCCGTGGCGAGTCGACCCAGGGCATCATCGACGAGATGCAGACCTGGGGGACGGAGAACCTCACCGAACCCATCGGGACCGCACAGGTCGCCGACTGA
- a CDS encoding cob(I)yrinic acid a,c-diamide adenosyltransferase has product MTIYTGRGDEGMTDLADMSRVPKTSPRIEAYGTVDELNGLVGTIRPTGYQDLDERLVSVQNHLHIVQADLSNPDPGDDAPVVTEEHVERLEDWIDEAQAEVGPLQRFIIPSGGNAGAPLHHARAVCRRAERRVIEAAEDETLNESIVVYLNRLSDALFVFGRVANHRDGIEELEPRY; this is encoded by the coding sequence ATGACCATCTACACGGGCCGTGGCGACGAGGGAATGACGGATCTGGCCGACATGTCCCGCGTCCCGAAGACGAGCCCGCGAATCGAGGCCTATGGGACGGTGGACGAACTCAACGGACTCGTGGGGACGATTCGACCCACTGGGTACCAGGACCTCGACGAGCGTCTCGTCTCGGTCCAGAACCACTTGCATATCGTGCAGGCGGACCTCTCGAATCCCGACCCCGGGGACGATGCGCCGGTAGTCACCGAGGAACACGTCGAACGACTGGAGGACTGGATCGACGAGGCCCAGGCCGAGGTCGGACCGCTCCAGCGCTTTATCATCCCGAGTGGCGGGAACGCGGGCGCGCCACTCCATCACGCCCGTGCGGTCTGTCGACGAGCGGAACGACGGGTGATCGAGGCGGCCGAAGACGAGACTCTCAACGAATCTATCGTGGTCTACCTCAACCGACTCTCCGACGCACTGTTCGTGTTCGGTCGGGTGGCGAACCATCGCGACGGCATCGAGGAACTGGAGCCTCGCTACTGA
- a CDS encoding amino acid ABC transporter ATP-binding protein: MIGARNVFQSYGAETVLEDLSLDITPGEIVAVIGPSGVGKTTVLNLLSLTTRPDDGTVLFDDVDVWQTDESARLELRRQIGMVFQDASLFDASVARNVEYGLRVRRPWSDRLRDELRSIGGDFEPPEAVVDALDIVGLGDRVDQHASSLSGGEAQRVSFARAMAYDPDVLLLDEPTSDLDPRNTAIIEEAMTEASDRGMGVVVATHDMHQAERVADRVAVLLDGDFSEVGPTDRVFENPDSDRTRKFIDGELIY, translated from the coding sequence ATGATCGGAGCGAGAAACGTCTTCCAATCGTACGGTGCCGAGACCGTACTCGAAGATCTCTCACTCGATATTACCCCCGGGGAAATCGTCGCCGTCATCGGTCCGTCGGGTGTTGGGAAGACCACTGTACTGAACCTCCTTTCGCTCACGACTCGACCCGACGACGGAACGGTCCTATTCGACGATGTTGACGTCTGGCAGACGGATGAGTCGGCTCGACTCGAACTACGACGGCAAATCGGGATGGTCTTCCAGGATGCGAGTCTGTTCGACGCCAGCGTCGCCAGAAACGTGGAGTACGGCCTTCGGGTACGACGGCCATGGTCTGATCGCTTACGGGACGAATTGCGATCGATCGGCGGAGACTTCGAACCGCCCGAAGCGGTGGTAGACGCACTGGACATCGTCGGCCTGGGGGACAGGGTCGACCAGCACGCTTCGTCACTCTCCGGTGGCGAGGCCCAGCGGGTATCGTTTGCGCGTGCGATGGCGTACGACCCCGACGTCCTCCTACTCGACGAACCGACGTCCGATCTGGACCCGCGGAACACCGCAATCATCGAGGAGGCGATGACGGAGGCGAGTGACCGCGGTATGGGCGTCGTCGTCGCGACCCACGACATGCACCAGGCGGAACGGGTTGCCGACCGGGTCGCGGTACTGCTCGATGGTGACTTCAGCGAAGTCGGACCGACAGATCGAGTGTTCGAGAATCCCGACTCCGATCGAACCCGGAAGTTTATCGATGGTGAGTTGATATACTAA
- a CDS encoding ABC transporter permease translates to MALESVAQLLPTVFEFSFREGYVPSIVYVSLYVSLVAVSLSTLFSIPVAVVLGFTEFPGKRFVQSVINTGMGFPSVVVGLVVLFAVSNQGPLGSLGLVFTKEAMIMSQFVLATPPITAISMAAIGGVDESVSEAARALGGTRVDVALVVLKEARYGIATAILAGFGRAISEVGSVLIVGGNITSAEGISKTRTLTTAIQLEARQGRYETAMVLGAVLVVLVLVVNALVLRLGDDGVSQR, encoded by the coding sequence GTGGCCCTCGAATCAGTCGCACAGCTACTCCCGACCGTCTTCGAGTTCTCTTTTAGGGAGGGCTACGTCCCCAGCATCGTCTACGTCTCGCTGTACGTGAGTCTCGTCGCGGTATCCCTGAGCACGCTGTTCAGTATCCCCGTCGCGGTCGTCCTCGGATTCACCGAGTTTCCGGGCAAGCGGTTCGTGCAATCGGTCATCAACACGGGGATGGGCTTTCCCAGCGTCGTGGTCGGCCTGGTCGTCCTGTTCGCCGTCTCGAACCAGGGGCCGCTAGGTTCGCTGGGGCTGGTGTTCACGAAGGAGGCGATGATCATGTCACAGTTCGTGCTCGCGACGCCGCCGATTACGGCGATCAGCATGGCGGCGATCGGTGGGGTAGACGAGAGCGTTTCCGAAGCCGCTCGAGCCCTCGGCGGGACGCGCGTGGACGTCGCACTCGTCGTCCTGAAGGAAGCCCGATACGGGATCGCGACGGCGATCCTTGCGGGGTTCGGACGGGCCATCAGTGAGGTCGGGTCCGTACTCATCGTCGGTGGGAATATCACGAGTGCGGAGGGCATCTCCAAGACTCGGACACTCACGACCGCTATCCAGCTCGAAGCCCGCCAGGGCCGTTACGAGACGGCGATGGTGCTCGGCGCAGTGCTGGTGGTGCTCGTCCTCGTCGTCAACGCTCTCGTCTTGCGCCTCGGGGATGACGGGGTGAGCCAGCGATGA